One part of the Ochrobactrum quorumnocens genome encodes these proteins:
- a CDS encoding GntR family transcriptional regulator — protein sequence MTDSEAILTNERKRGSGVKMVYDLLRDEILDLVLPPGNSIDEVQLAERFKMSRTPIREALVRLAGEGLIDTLPNRSTMVSNIDFLNMHTYFDALTLMYRVTTQLAAKNHRPEDLEIIAAHQKEFAAAVEAQDALGMIATNAALHLAIAEAGRNPYFITLFKRLLDEGRRILRLYYQSYNDRLPKRFVEEHDEMIAAIAARDVKLAEQLAHEHAEQIVRQVQKLVMRDDRLEISL from the coding sequence ATGACGGATAGTGAAGCCATCCTCACAAATGAGCGTAAGCGTGGATCGGGCGTTAAAATGGTCTATGACCTGCTACGCGATGAAATTCTCGATCTGGTTCTGCCGCCCGGTAACTCAATTGATGAGGTTCAACTTGCCGAGCGTTTCAAAATGTCCCGTACGCCAATCCGGGAGGCGTTGGTGCGGCTGGCAGGCGAGGGGTTGATTGATACGTTGCCAAACCGCTCGACCATGGTGTCAAATATCGATTTCCTCAATATGCATACCTATTTCGATGCTTTGACGCTGATGTATCGCGTGACTACGCAGCTTGCAGCCAAAAACCATCGTCCCGAAGATCTGGAGATCATCGCGGCGCATCAGAAAGAGTTCGCGGCAGCGGTTGAAGCACAGGACGCGCTTGGCATGATTGCCACCAATGCGGCTTTGCATCTGGCGATCGCGGAAGCGGGGCGCAATCCCTATTTCATTACATTGTTCAAGCGTCTTCTCGATGAGGGACGTCGTATTCTGCGACTTTACTATCAGTCTTATAATGATCGGCTGCCAAAACGTTTTGTGGAAGAGCACGACGAAATGATCGCAGCAATTGCCGCGCGTGACGTCAAACTTGCCGAGCAATTAGCGCATGAACACGCCGAGCAGATTGTGCGGCAAGTGCAGAAACTGGTGATGCGTGACGACCGTCTGGAAATAAGTTTGTAG
- a CDS encoding M24 family metallopeptidase produces MSVTTHAPRISNDERLQRLEILRRSLSEKGVGALLLGSTASLRYFTGLVWHSSERLLGTIITQTDIVYIVPGFEQSRVESLPHLPGEIRVWQEEENSAALVSSLLKAGDTLAVDDAVPLFVYNALCNEIGADCLVDAGPIIREQRIRKSETEIGIIKYAMELTLEVHRRAHQFIRPGMAASEVVRFIDEQHREMGASGGSTFCIVSFGEATSLPHGADGEQFYKNGDVILVDTGCRIDGYHSDLTRTYMLEEPTAEFERIWTIERQAQQAVFDAAKVGAACSRLDDAARAVMVKHGLGPDYQLPGLPHRAGHGLGLEIHEAPYIVRGNELPLAPGMCFSNEPMIVVPGQFGVRLEDHIYMTDQGPEWFTQPAKGPTEPFA; encoded by the coding sequence ATGTCTGTCACAACCCATGCACCGCGTATTTCCAATGATGAGCGGCTGCAGCGATTGGAAATTTTGCGCCGTTCTCTGAGCGAAAAAGGCGTTGGTGCTCTGCTACTTGGGTCAACCGCAAGCCTGCGTTATTTCACAGGTCTTGTCTGGCATTCGAGTGAACGCCTGCTCGGTACCATTATCACACAGACAGACATTGTTTATATTGTTCCGGGTTTTGAGCAGAGCCGCGTGGAAAGCCTTCCGCATTTGCCGGGCGAAATCCGCGTCTGGCAGGAAGAAGAGAATAGTGCTGCACTGGTTTCCTCGCTGTTAAAAGCGGGTGACACACTAGCCGTTGACGATGCTGTGCCGCTGTTTGTCTATAATGCTTTGTGCAACGAAATCGGTGCTGATTGTCTTGTCGATGCAGGGCCAATTATCCGTGAGCAGCGTATTCGCAAGTCTGAAACAGAGATCGGCATTATCAAATATGCCATGGAGCTGACGCTTGAGGTTCATCGCCGTGCGCACCAGTTCATCCGTCCGGGCATGGCCGCGTCAGAGGTCGTGCGTTTTATCGATGAGCAGCATCGCGAAATGGGCGCCTCTGGTGGCTCAACTTTCTGCATTGTCTCTTTTGGTGAGGCAACATCGCTGCCGCATGGTGCCGATGGTGAGCAGTTTTACAAGAACGGTGATGTCATTCTCGTTGATACAGGTTGCCGGATCGATGGCTATCATTCTGATCTGACGCGCACCTATATGCTGGAAGAACCGACAGCCGAGTTTGAGCGCATCTGGACGATCGAGCGACAGGCGCAACAGGCTGTGTTTGATGCAGCAAAAGTTGGTGCGGCCTGTTCCAGACTTGATGATGCCGCCCGCGCTGTGATGGTCAAGCATGGTCTCGGACCAGACTACCAACTGCCCGGCCTGCCGCATCGCGCAGGCCATGGCCTGGGTCTCGAAATCCATGAAGCGCCGTATATTGTTCGTGGCAATGAGTTGCCGCTCGCGCCGGGCATGTGCTTCTCCAATGAACCGATGATTGTTGTGCCAGGGCAGTTTGGTGTGCGTCTTGAGGACCATATTTACATGACGGATCAAGGCCCTGAGTGGTTCACGCAACCTGCCAAGGGACCAACTGAACCTTTCGCGTAG
- a CDS encoding ABC transporter permease: MSAKTATASNPLGFVAVIGLAIVVAVPFIFIVLQAIFPQIGQGLLTAPFAHLPALFEDPRLLRMTGNTVLLGLCVVALSALIAVPLAVFRALYKVPFALVWDVLMLVPFMIPPYIATLGWIMTLQPRGYLDQLTGFHLAPFLFSLAGMTFVMALNTFPLVYFAVSRTIEAVGARYSDVGRVFGASPWRSFFRITLPLATPGLAASLLLVFASAIEEYGTPAALGRRSGFEVLVTEIDLRISDWPIDLSGAAVFSLALVCLSLAAFMFQRWILTRRSYVTTGGKPQNKDKRDLGTLKIPVVILFAVIAFAATGVPLLAILATAMSKTISGGLTPANLGFDNFADIADNSAGAMRALVNSLSLGVASALLTGFLGAVAAYAVVKMRFRGRFWLDVLTVLPNSLPGVVVAVGLILAWNQPSLLISPYNTPLILLLAYCCILLPQPIRYATAAFHQIGDNLEAAARVCGASSFTTFRRIMLPLIAPSLITAMLLVFAVATRELVASILVAPVGMQTISIFIWRQFEQGSVGLGMAMAFIAILLTTLLPLLLMGLLKRTGLVKI, from the coding sequence ATGAGTGCTAAGACCGCTACTGCTTCAAATCCCCTTGGCTTTGTGGCTGTCATCGGACTCGCGATTGTGGTTGCGGTTCCATTCATTTTCATCGTTCTGCAAGCCATTTTCCCGCAGATCGGCCAAGGTCTGCTGACTGCACCCTTTGCCCATTTGCCAGCTCTTTTTGAAGATCCCAGGCTCTTGCGCATGACCGGTAACACTGTGTTGCTCGGGCTTTGCGTGGTGGCATTGTCGGCGCTGATTGCAGTGCCTCTGGCGGTATTCCGGGCACTGTATAAAGTGCCTTTCGCGTTGGTGTGGGACGTATTGATGCTGGTGCCCTTCATGATCCCGCCCTATATCGCAACGCTTGGCTGGATCATGACATTACAACCGCGCGGCTATCTCGATCAGCTTACGGGCTTCCATCTCGCGCCATTTCTGTTCTCGCTTGCGGGCATGACATTTGTCATGGCGCTCAATACATTTCCATTGGTCTATTTTGCGGTTTCGCGCACCATCGAAGCAGTCGGAGCACGTTATTCGGATGTGGGGCGTGTTTTTGGTGCTTCGCCCTGGCGTTCGTTCTTCCGGATCACGCTGCCATTGGCAACGCCCGGACTGGCCGCAAGCTTGTTGCTCGTTTTTGCCTCTGCCATTGAGGAATACGGAACACCTGCCGCACTTGGCAGGCGTTCTGGTTTTGAAGTTCTGGTAACGGAAATCGACCTCAGAATATCTGACTGGCCGATTGATCTTTCGGGAGCGGCGGTCTTCTCGTTAGCGTTGGTCTGTCTTTCGCTCGCAGCGTTCATGTTTCAGCGTTGGATTTTGACGCGTCGTTCCTATGTAACGACAGGCGGCAAGCCGCAGAACAAAGACAAGCGGGATCTTGGAACACTCAAAATCCCGGTCGTGATTTTGTTTGCTGTGATAGCTTTCGCCGCAACCGGCGTGCCGCTCCTTGCAATCCTTGCGACGGCAATGTCGAAGACAATTTCCGGTGGACTGACGCCTGCAAATCTTGGCTTCGATAATTTTGCAGATATTGCTGATAATAGCGCGGGTGCCATGCGCGCGCTGGTCAATAGTCTGTCGCTTGGCGTGGCAAGCGCTCTGTTGACTGGCTTTCTTGGTGCAGTTGCCGCTTATGCGGTGGTAAAAATGCGCTTCCGTGGGCGTTTCTGGCTGGATGTGTTGACTGTCTTGCCGAATTCCCTGCCGGGTGTCGTTGTTGCTGTCGGCCTTATCCTCGCATGGAACCAGCCATCGCTGCTCATTTCGCCTTATAATACACCGCTGATCCTGCTGCTTGCTTACTGCTGTATTTTGCTGCCGCAGCCAATTCGCTACGCGACAGCTGCGTTTCACCAGATCGGCGATAATCTCGAAGCAGCGGCACGGGTATGTGGTGCAAGCAGTTTTACTACATTCCGCCGCATCATGCTGCCGCTGATTGCGCCCAGCCTTATCACTGCGATGCTGCTGGTCTTTGCGGTGGCGACGCGTGAACTGGTGGCATCGATTCTTGTTGCTCCTGTTGGTATGCAGACCATATCGATTTTCATCTGGCGACAGTTTGAGCAGGGATCAGTTGGTCTTGGCATGGCGATGGCATTTATCGCGATTCTGCTGACAACACTGCTGCCCTTGCTGCTGATGGGGCTTTTGAAACGGACGGGTCTTGTGAAAATCTGA
- a CDS encoding ABC transporter substrate-binding protein: MKKSLIGTTFAFAAALLASTAAFADVTVYSAGPGKLIEGLAAGFTAKTGTKVNVFQATTGKVMARIEAEAANPVVDVLISASWDTATDFAKRDWLVAYTSPNAEKVPDFLKNETAVAQGVSALGIAWNPNSKTPKPTEWADLAKPEYKDLVNLPDPAQSGATFELVAALQTEQGWDLFKHLHENGAAAAGANAEALNPVLQGSKAAVFGAVDYISLAGKAKGEAIDVIFPESGTVIAPRPAMILKWSKNQDEAKQFIDYMLSDEGQKMVADTYLMPARSDIAANRPLISDLKILKIDAAAVYGKRNETLKEFNAIFGAKK; encoded by the coding sequence ATGAAGAAGTCCCTTATTGGCACCACGTTTGCCTTTGCAGCAGCACTGCTTGCCAGCACGGCTGCATTTGCTGACGTCACCGTCTATTCGGCAGGTCCGGGCAAGCTGATCGAAGGTCTGGCCGCAGGCTTTACCGCCAAGACTGGCACGAAGGTCAATGTCTTTCAGGCAACGACCGGCAAGGTCATGGCACGTATTGAAGCCGAAGCTGCCAATCCGGTTGTAGATGTTCTGATTTCAGCGTCATGGGATACAGCAACCGATTTTGCAAAGCGCGACTGGCTTGTGGCCTATACGAGCCCCAATGCTGAAAAGGTTCCTGATTTTCTGAAGAATGAAACAGCTGTTGCCCAGGGCGTTTCGGCACTTGGCATCGCATGGAATCCAAACAGCAAGACCCCGAAGCCAACCGAGTGGGCAGATCTTGCCAAGCCGGAATATAAGGACCTGGTCAATTTGCCTGATCCAGCGCAGTCGGGTGCAACTTTCGAACTCGTTGCAGCTTTGCAGACAGAGCAGGGTTGGGACCTTTTCAAACATCTGCATGAAAATGGTGCAGCTGCTGCCGGTGCCAATGCCGAAGCGCTTAACCCGGTGCTTCAGGGTTCAAAGGCCGCTGTATTTGGAGCAGTCGATTACATCTCGCTCGCAGGTAAGGCCAAGGGCGAAGCAATTGATGTCATATTCCCTGAATCGGGCACGGTTATTGCCCCGCGTCCGGCCATGATCCTCAAATGGTCGAAAAACCAGGATGAAGCCAAACAGTTCATCGATTACATGCTGTCGGATGAAGGTCAGAAGATGGTGGCGGATACCTATTTGATGCCTGCGCGTTCTGACATTGCAGCAAACCGTCCATTGATCAGCGATCTGAAGATTCTGAAGATCGACGCAGCAGCCGTTTACGGCAAGCGCAACGAAACGTTGAAGGAATTCAACGCGATCTTCGGCGCGAAGAAATAA
- a CDS encoding ABC transporter ATP-binding protein has translation MLHETQLHAEAAVEVSGLSLAYGSSVILKNVDLTLPKGQTLALLGPSGCGKTTLLRLVAGLLAPTKGSVTINGIKVADATNGTFAPPEKRHLGMVFQDYALWPHMSVYGNVSFPLEMRGIGRAEREKRVKSALDRVGLSGFGDRSISDMSGGQQQRVAIARAIVAEPGLVLFDEPLSNLDRELRENMVSEIGQLVANLGLTAIYVTHDQSEAFSLAHQVAIMRAGVIEQLAAPEMLVAYPTTPAVADFLRLGCVVPVERENSFYRISQTEVRLSHVAMPPHATHVLLPSRSVRSVAIDDAAIRATVLRTHFRGDGHLTTVRIGAHHAGHELTYLDHSRLSPGMPVGIAIDTEQLRWFS, from the coding sequence ATGCTACATGAAACTCAATTACACGCAGAAGCTGCTGTTGAAGTCTCCGGGCTAAGCCTTGCCTATGGCAGCAGCGTGATCCTCAAAAACGTGGATCTGACCCTTCCAAAGGGACAAACGCTTGCCCTGCTGGGTCCGTCTGGATGTGGAAAGACGACGCTTCTGCGGCTTGTCGCCGGATTGCTGGCTCCGACCAAGGGGTCTGTCACCATCAATGGTATAAAAGTAGCTGATGCTACGAACGGCACCTTTGCACCACCGGAAAAACGTCATCTTGGCATGGTGTTTCAGGATTATGCACTCTGGCCGCATATGTCAGTATACGGGAATGTTTCGTTTCCGCTGGAGATGCGCGGTATAGGACGTGCGGAGCGCGAAAAGCGTGTGAAGTCGGCGCTGGATCGCGTTGGCCTTTCGGGTTTCGGGGATCGCTCAATCAGCGACATGTCTGGTGGTCAGCAGCAGCGTGTAGCCATTGCACGTGCGATCGTTGCCGAGCCTGGTCTGGTGCTTTTCGATGAGCCGTTATCGAACCTTGATCGCGAATTGCGCGAAAACATGGTCAGTGAGATCGGTCAGCTTGTCGCCAATCTCGGTCTGACTGCAATCTACGTTACACATGATCAAAGTGAGGCTTTCTCACTGGCGCATCAGGTGGCGATCATGCGGGCAGGGGTAATAGAACAACTTGCAGCACCTGAAATGCTGGTCGCCTATCCTACAACACCCGCTGTTGCGGATTTCCTGCGTCTTGGCTGTGTGGTGCCGGTGGAACGTGAAAATAGCTTCTATCGTATTTCTCAAACTGAAGTGCGGTTGAGCCATGTTGCCATGCCGCCACATGCGACGCATGTCCTTCTGCCATCGCGCTCGGTGCGCAGCGTTGCAATCGACGATGCGGCAATTCGGGCAACAGTCTTACGTACTCATTTCCGCGGAGATGGCCATCTGACAACGGTTCGTATTGGCGCACATCATGCCGGACATGAACTGACCTATCTCGATCACAGCCGGCTTTCGCCCGGTATGCCGGTCGGCATTGCCATCGATACAGAACAGCTGCGCTGGTTCTCGTAA
- a CDS encoding Csu type fimbrial protein — MCIKFSTLAGIFTAGLLIPTVVNAQTTSTQFTVQITIAGACQINSATNLDFGTHGVLAANTDATSVVTVQCTNTTPFNIGLSEGAGSNASVASRLMTGAGGATVTYSLYQTATRDTVWGASVGTDTVSGTGTGAAQQFTVYGRVLPQNTPAPGVYTDTVTATITY; from the coding sequence ATGTGTATTAAGTTTAGTACGCTTGCAGGAATCTTTACCGCAGGCTTGTTGATACCGACCGTTGTAAACGCGCAAACGACTTCTACGCAGTTCACAGTTCAGATAACCATAGCAGGCGCCTGCCAGATCAACTCGGCAACGAATTTGGATTTTGGCACGCACGGGGTCCTGGCGGCGAACACCGATGCGACCAGTGTCGTGACGGTTCAATGCACCAATACCACTCCTTTCAATATTGGCTTGAGCGAAGGCGCAGGATCAAACGCCTCCGTCGCCAGCCGTCTTATGACAGGAGCCGGCGGCGCGACAGTTACCTATTCGCTGTACCAAACAGCCACACGTGACACGGTTTGGGGCGCCTCTGTTGGCACCGACACTGTTTCAGGAACGGGCACAGGTGCGGCTCAGCAGTTCACTGTCTATGGCCGCGTCCTCCCTCAGAACACACCGGCCCCCGGCGTCTATACCGATACGGTTACTGCGACGATAACGTATTGA
- a CDS encoding fimbrial biogenesis chaperone: MRILILAALVVAGLHISSAQSNAASLRVSPVLIDLSAPTAASSVRIWNDAKRPINVQVRIFRWSQSNGVDSYTPATDVAVSPPISQLKAGGENMVRVVRTSKRPVKAEESYRLIVDELPSSSQQKSGTVNLVIRHSIPVFFSPQDNSGADVAWNVQQKAGGYQITVNNRGDKRMRVSDLALQNKGGAPVAQQKGLVGYVLGKSSVSWFIPGTRNNRGGGSLTISAQSEAGPINAQANVRGG, translated from the coding sequence ATGCGTATTCTCATACTTGCAGCGCTGGTTGTTGCTGGCCTGCATATTTCTTCTGCGCAATCAAACGCGGCATCGTTAAGAGTGTCTCCGGTTCTGATAGACCTTAGCGCCCCAACGGCCGCGTCCAGCGTTCGGATTTGGAACGATGCAAAACGCCCCATCAACGTACAGGTCAGAATATTCCGGTGGAGCCAGAGCAATGGCGTCGATAGCTATACCCCCGCCACAGATGTCGCCGTAAGTCCGCCGATCTCGCAACTGAAGGCGGGCGGCGAAAATATGGTTCGCGTGGTTCGCACATCAAAGCGGCCGGTCAAAGCAGAAGAAAGCTACCGCCTGATCGTGGACGAGTTGCCAAGTTCTTCACAACAGAAGTCGGGAACCGTCAATCTCGTCATCAGACATTCTATTCCGGTTTTCTTCTCACCACAGGACAACAGCGGTGCTGATGTGGCCTGGAATGTGCAGCAAAAGGCTGGCGGATATCAAATCACGGTCAACAACCGGGGAGACAAGCGCATGCGCGTCTCCGATCTGGCGTTACAGAACAAAGGCGGTGCGCCCGTCGCACAACAAAAGGGACTTGTGGGCTATGTGCTCGGGAAATCGAGTGTTTCCTGGTTCATCCCCGGTACACGCAATAATCGAGGTGGTGGCTCGCTGACGATCTCAGCACAAAGCGAAGCTGGCCCGATTAATGCGCAAGCGAACGTCAGGGGCGGTTGA